The window TTTTTGtaatactaaataaataaatagtttacctctttttttttttgtttgtttttttctctgtatCCCTCTTTCTGGCTCCTTTTCTCTTGTGTCACACGCTTGCCCTCTCTCTGGCTTCACCCCACCTCAGCCACGGTTTTGCTCCAAGCGACTCGGAGTATGGACCCCTCACAGACCTCCCTGACTGGTCCTTCGCAGGTATGTCGCCATCACTTGCTCCAGAACTCTTAAAGCTCTGACACCTCACGATGCCTCGAGGTTCTGGCGTGCGCAAAGGGTTACTTACGGTTACGAGGCCAAGGTAGTGGAGAGATGAGAAGTCTTTCATCACAGGCTTACAGCCTTTCCCATCCCACAGACACCCAGTTTCTGACATCCCTTTCTGCGGAGACAAGCAAGGGAGCTGCCGGCACGCTTCCTAGCGACGTCTCCCTACGGATCCAGCCTAAACAATTCTGCTTTCCAGCAGAGGACCCGTAGCTCATGTTCCTTTCCTTTGTTCTGTAGATGGGCGGCCCGGTATTCCCTGGAAGGGGCAGGTTCGAAGGAAGGAGCAGCGGGAGCAATTTGCGGTGAGTGTGTCAGAGATGCGATCCCGCTTGCATCGTTTCTGGGATTAGtgataataaatagaaacaagaaaataagatgatacttttttttaattggactaacttaatacatcttttgattagctttcaaaggtaaccctacAGTCAAATGATCCCAACATAAGAGAACCGGGCCCTGGGCCTGCTGGTACTGTTGCATAACAGATGTTTGGAGCTTTGTAACCTCCACAGTTTACTATAACattgctcataagtacataagtacataagtagtgccatactgggaaagaccaaaggtccatctagcccagcatcctgtcaccgacagtggccaatccaggtcaagggcacctggcacgctccccaaacgtaaaaacattccagacaagttatacgtaaaaatgaggaatttttccagtccatttaatagcggtctatggacttgtcctttaggaatctatctaacccctttttaaactccgtcaagctaaccgcccgtaccacgttctccggcaatgaattccagagtctaattacacgtatAATATAGGGTgggggggttctcaacccagtccttagccttcacccagccagtcaggttttcaggatacttgcaatgaatatgcatgagatatatttgtataCGATATATTTCCTGAAAATCtgaatgccgggggggggggggggggggttagacggCCCCAGGTGCCATCATAGCAGGGGcgccacccagcagcagcacagcagcgatgtggctagcgggggtccccaagcccctccagctgaaaactcccagcatctcttccccccccccccccccccccctactcaaAGCACACCTGGGCTTAGtttcatatttatttgttacatttatatagtaccggagaggcgttacagactccggtgtaaacaaacacaaagtgatgttgtggtaagataaagttcatgtggcacagccacactagggaatcgtacaacggaagagttgtattatagtaacatagtagatgacggcagaaaaagacctgtaaagtccacccagtctgcccaacaagataaactcatatgtgctgctttatgtgtatacctgactttgatttgtatctgccattttcagggcgtagaccgtagaagtctgcccagcactagccccgcctcccaccaccggctctgccacccaatttccacTTAGCTTCTAATGTCcgttacgttctttagttttgttgtgttgcagagatcaggcatttatgttggatcggtagggtatgcctttttaaacaggttagtttttagtgttctccggatgtgcgcagcgctgtgtacgtctagtagcgctgtagaaatgataataTAAAGGTGATATAGTGACTGGAGAGGGGTAACTAAGCCCAAAACAACGGTGATTGCAAGAAGGCACAGATTAGCCTGTACGGAGCAATGATCACCTCTGCAAATAGCATTAAACTAGTGAAAGGGCTTGGGACCCTCAGTGGTAGAAGGACTTCAGTAAGCAACACCAGATCTTTAAAGCTACCTTGCTGGGCTTATTAAAGAATTTAATGGGGCTTGACTTGAAGTGGAGCCAGATGAGGAGTGGAAGATAATTGGACCttaggcccccgcagatttaaccctgtcccccctgctttcaccccccctgctgccgaccctcccctgccacattcgactgccgccgccaacccccccccccccccccccccccgggcgctgccaccaggtacctttgctggcgggggtccctaacccctgccagccgaagtcctcttcagcgcctgtctcgttgctgatctggattctgtttctgtgagtcttgcacgttcttacgtgcaggacgtcaggactcacagaaacataatccagatcagcaaacgtGCTGGActcagagactggcgctgaagcggacttcggctggcaggtgttggggaccctcgcctgcaaaaggtacctggtgggggagagttggcggcggtgggagggggtttgaaagggatggggaaggggCGCCGCCGCGGAGGGTGGGTcaaaattggtgggggggggggacagtggcGTCagggtgggggctaaaatgtgccccctcacctcgggctctggacccccctcccgctgaagtctggctgtgCCCCTGATACAAAGTGATGGAAGCTGTCACTGGGGTGAATTTTAGGCATAGGGGGGTGAATGTGGAGggaaatgatgggggggggggactgggtaGAAGACATATGGGAAGGGGAACTGGTTTAGAGGGTACATATGGAAATTTTCTATGCTGACAAGCTTTAACCGCACAGACTGGCTGGGGCGTCATTTACTGTGATACTAGGAAAGGTGCAGTTCTGTGTTTTCTATATCCTTAACTTTTTGTCCCGGTTGCTCCGTAGCGCCGTGTGGTTATGCTGAACAAGGAGATGGCTCATGGAATAAGAGtctgggaggaagcccagcatCAGACAATTGCGCAGCAGGAAGAAACGAGAAGGCATCGCCTGAAAGAAAAGGGAGCGATACTCCGACGCAAAgacaaagaataaaaaaaaaagaaaaaaaaatcccttctcGTTGCTGAgtctgtgcttttttttctgaACCTCTTTTCAGCATCTGCACTTGCCTCTTCCTAGTTCTGTTTCCCAGCAGCATgatccctccccccactcccccctgGACTGTGGTAAGACCGTTTCCTACACTATGACTGAAAGAAGGCAAGGAAAGACAAGGTCTGTTTATCCTCTCAACCTGTCCGACAGCTGACACCGCTAGAGGTTAGGGACACGATGTGACCAAAAATTGGTTGGCCATGAGAATCCTGTCTAGGCCC is drawn from Microcaecilia unicolor chromosome 14, aMicUni1.1, whole genome shotgun sequence and contains these coding sequences:
- the MRPL52 gene encoding 39S ribosomal protein L52, mitochondrial; this encodes MMAMSMAALAGLRPTAGIAVRHFSCGIIYCAGKNWRVSHGFAPSDSEYGPLTDLPDWSFADGRPGIPWKGQVRRKEQREQFARRVVMLNKEMAHGIRVWEEAQHQTIAQQEETRRHRLKEKGAILRRKDKE